From Phragmites australis chromosome 5, lpPhrAust1.1, whole genome shotgun sequence, a single genomic window includes:
- the LOC133918385 gene encoding receptor-like protein 2, translating into MRFCKKFSNGFPTPFLGLSLALLLFAFLQPTSSCTEQEKSCLLQFLAGLSQDGGLALSWQNGTHCCTWEGVACGADGTVTDVSLTSKGLEGHISASLGELTGLLRINLSHNMLSGGLPLELMSSNSIVVLDVSFNRLNGDLRELPSSTPGRPLQVFNISSNLFTGQFPSKTWEVMNSLVALNASNNSFTGQIPSHFCSSSPGLTVIALCYNQLSGSIPPELGNCSMLKVLKAGHNNLTGPLPGELFSATSLEYLSFPNNGLQGILDGARIINLRNLETLDLGGNNFTGRIPNDIGQLRRLKKLRLGRNKLSEELPSSLGSCTNLRTIDLGSNNFSGELAKVKFSNLHNLKTLDLLYNNFTGTIPESIYSCRNLTALRLSGNNLQGQLSPQIGNLKSLTFLSLGQNNFTNITNTLQILKSCRNLTTLLITVNFMHETMPNDDSIDGFENLQVLDLGGCSLLGKIPHWLSKLTNLEMLFLDNNQLSGPIPDWISSLNYLFSLDISNNSLTGEIPEALTEMPMLKSAKTAARLDPTIFELPIYVDASLQYRKASAFPKALNLGNNDFTGVIPPEIGLLKGLHALNLSFNKLHGDIPQSICNLTNLLVLDLSNNHLAGAIPAALINLHFLSKFNVSFNDLEGPVPTTGQFSTFTNSSFDGNPKLCGPMFNHHCNSAEAGPVSTLSKEQTYEKVVFASAFGAFFAVGVLYDQIVLSRYFLASAI; encoded by the coding sequence ATGCGCTTTTGCAAAAAGTTTAGCAATGGATTTCCCACTCCTTTCTTAGGCCTCTCCCTTGCGCTTTTGCTCTTCGCCTTTCTCCAACCCACAAGCTCCTGCACGGAGCAGGAGAAGAGCTGCCTCCTCCAGTTCCTTGCTGGGCTTTCACAGGATGGCGGCCTCGCCTTGTCATGGCAGAACGGCACACATTGCTGCACATGGGAAGGGGTTGCCTGCGGCGCAGATGGGACAGTCACCGACGTCTCCCTCACTTCAAAGGGCCTTGAGGGGCACATTTCAGCATCCCTGGGCGAGCTCACTGGCCTGCTGCGCATCAACCTGTCCCACAACATGCTGTCTGGTGGCCTGCCGCTGGAACTGATGTCGTCCAACAGCATCGTCGTTCTTGACGTCAGCTTCAACCGCCTCAATGGAGACCTCCGTGAGCTGCCATCTTCAACCCCAGGCCGGCCTCTGCAGGTATTCAACATATCGAGTAACTTGTTTACAGGACAGTTTCCATCTAAGACATGGGAGGTGATGAACAGTCTGGTCGCACTTAATGCCAGCAACAACAGCTTTACTGGACAGATACCGAGTCATTTCTGCAGCAGCTCACCAGGCTTAACTGTGATTGCACTCTGTTACAACCAACTCAGTGGCAGCATCCCTCCTGAGCTTGGTAATTGCTCCATGCTCAAAGTGCTCAAGGCCGGCCACAACAACCTCACTGGGCCACTCCCAGGTGAACTCTTCAGCGCTACATCGTTAGAGTACCTCTCTTTTCCCAACAATGGTTTGCAAGGAATACTTGATGGTGCACGCATCATCAATCTCAGGAATCTGGAAACCCTTGATCTTGGAGGGAACAACTTCACTGGCAGGATTCCGAATGATATAGGTCAGCTCAGGAGATTGAAGAAGCTCCGTTTGGGCCGCAACAAGTTGTCAGAGGAGCTGCCATCATCGCTAGGTAGCTGCACAAATCTCAGAACCATCGACCTCGGTAGCAACAATTTCAGTGGAGAGCTTGCCAAGGTCAAATTCTCCAACCTACACAATCTAAAAACTTTAGACCTTCTGTACAACAACTTCACCGGCACAATTCCAGAAAGCATATactcttgcagaaatttgaCTGCATTAAGGCTATCTGGCAATAACTTACAAGGGCAACTGTCACCACAAATAGGTAATCTGAAGTCCCTCACCTTCCTATCACTTGGTCAGAACAATTTTACAAACATCACAAATACACTTCAAATCCTTAAGAGCTGCAGGAACCTTACCACTCTTCTTATTACGGTCAACTTCATGCATGAGACCATGCCAAATGATGACAGCATTGATGGTTTTGAGAATCTTCAGGTTCTTGACTTAGGTGGTTGCTCGTTGTTGGGGAAAATACCTCATTGGTTATCGAAGCTCACAAATTTGGAGATGTTATTTTTAGATAATAATCAACTAAGTGGACCAATACCTGACTGGATCAGCAGTCTAAACTACCTGTTCTCTCTAGACATATCAAATAACAGTCTGACTGGGGAAATTCCTGAAGCATTGACAGAGATGCCGATGCTAAAATCAGCGAAGACTGCAGCACGTTTGGATCCGACAATCTTTGAGCTACCAATTTATGTAGATGCATCACTTCAATACCGCAAAGCCAGTGCTTTTCCAAAAGCGCTCAATCTAGGAAATAATGACTTCACTGGTGTGATCCCTCCAGAGATTGGTCTCTTGAAAGGGCTCCATGCACTAAATTTGAGCTTCAACAAATTACATGGAGATATCCCACAATCGATCTGCAACCTCACAAACTTGCTGGTGCTCGACTTATCAAACAACCATCTAGCCGGTGCAATCCCAGCCGCGTTGATCAATCTACACTTCCTTTCTAAATTCAATGTTTCTTTCAATGACCTAGAGGGACCTGTGCCAACCACAGGTCAGTTTAGTACATTTACAAATTCTAGCTTTGACGGCAACCCAAAGCTGTGTGGTCCTATGTTTAATCACCATTGCAATTCAGCAGAGGCGGGTCCAGTCTCCACTCTCTCCAAAGAACAAACTTACGAAAAGGTCGTCTTTGCTAGTGCCTTTGGTGCATTCTTTGCTGTAGGGGTTCTATATGATCAAATAGTCTTATCAAGGTACTTTTTAGCTAGTGCCATATGA